Genomic DNA from Leptospirillum ferriphilum:
GATTTTTGACACATGGGCGGGTTCCCTCTCTCCCGTCCATTACCGGTCATTTGCTCTTCCTTATGTCCGCAGGATTGTCGATTCGCTTCAACGGTACGGCATTCCCTCGATTCTCTATGTCAACGGCAGCTGCGCGTTGCTGGAGGACATGGTGACGGCAGGGACGAACGTGGTCTCGGTAGACTGGCGAATGTCGCTTGCCAACGTGCGTGACCGGGTTCCTGCCAGCGTTTCCATTCAGGGAAATCTCGACCCGGTCTCTCTTTTGGGGACACCGGCCATTCTCCGGGAAGAAACTCGCCGGGTTCTGGAGGACATGAAGGGACGTCCCGGATACGTGTTCAACCTTGGACATGGCATCCTTCCGTCGACTCCCGTGTCCATGGCAAAATATCTTGTGTCTCTGGTACAGAAAGGTCTTGATGCTCCTGTGCCATCAAAAGCGCGGGAGGTCTAGAGGTTCTGGTTCTTGTTTGAACGGTGAGCGCCCTCGGCGTTCGGTTGGTAGATCGGGGCAGGAACAATGTATATGACATACGGTGCAACCCAGGAGCTTTTGCGTAAATACGACCGGCCCGGTCCTCGATACACGAGCTATCCCACGGCTCCGGTCTGGAAAAGCGGATTTACGCCGGAAGAGTATCAGCAGGCGATTGACCGCTCGAATCGTGTCCTGGCCAAGCCTCTTTCCCTCTATTTCCATATTCCGTTCTGCGAAATGCTCTGCTACTTCTGCGGGTGCAGTACGATCATTTCCCGGGACAAAGGAAAAGCGGCCGACTACATCGATGTGCTCGGGGCCGAAATTGCCCTGCTCGGAAAGCGTTTTCCCAAGAGTCGGAAAGTGGTTCAGCTCCATTTCGGGGGAGGAACCCCTTCAAGCCTGACTCCCGCACAGAACCGGGTTCTTTTCTCGCATATCAACCGCTGGTTTGATGTGGATTACCAGGAAGGGGAGATTTCGATCGAAATCGATCCGCGGCATGCATCCGACGATTATCTGGAGACAGTTCGGGAACTTGGGGTCAATCGCATCAGCATGGGGGTTCAGGACTTTGACCCCGTGGTCCAGAAGGCGGTGAACAGGATCCAGCCGGTGGAGCTCACCGAAAAAGTCTATCGGAAGGTTCGGGAACTTGGTTTTCACAGTATTAACATCGACCTGATCTACGGACTTCCCTTCCAGACGGTCAAGGGATTTGAAAAGACCCTGGACGAAATCATCCGGATGTCTCCTGATCGGCTGGCAATCTTCAATTATGCCCATGTTCCCTGGCTCAAAAAGCACATGGTCCTGATCCGGGAGACGGATCTCCCGCGACCGGAAGTCAAATTCGAACTGATGGAACTGATCGGGGAGAAGCTGACAAAAGCCGGTT
This window encodes:
- the hemN gene encoding oxygen-independent coproporphyrinogen III oxidase — protein: MTYGATQELLRKYDRPGPRYTSYPTAPVWKSGFTPEEYQQAIDRSNRVLAKPLSLYFHIPFCEMLCYFCGCSTIISRDKGKAADYIDVLGAEIALLGKRFPKSRKVVQLHFGGGTPSSLTPAQNRVLFSHINRWFDVDYQEGEISIEIDPRHASDDYLETVRELGVNRISMGVQDFDPVVQKAVNRIQPVELTEKVYRKVRELGFHSINIDLIYGLPFQTVKGFEKTLDEIIRMSPDRLAIFNYAHVPWLKKHMVLIRETDLPRPEVKFELMELIGEKLTKAGYVYIGMDHFAKPEDELTRAQANRTLYRNFQGYTTKAQADLVGIGVTSISMVGDVYAQNEKNLPDYQTKVLTGQIPTHRGYRLSKDDQIRRSVITRIMCDLEVNRVHVLDPFGEEFDHYFAPELQELEGFAQDGLLEMKKDRIVLTPLGRIFMRNIAMVFDVYLRTAPKGPLFSRTL